The Erigeron canadensis isolate Cc75 chromosome 4, C_canadensis_v1, whole genome shotgun sequence genome window below encodes:
- the LOC122595619 gene encoding eukaryotic translation initiation factor 3 subunit I-like, translating into MRPILMKGHERPLTFLKYNRDGDLLFSCAKDHTPTVWFADNGERLGTYRGHNGAVWCCDVSRDSSRLITASADQSAKLWDVESGTQLFTFSFDSPARAVDFSVGDNLAVLTTDPFMGLTSAIHVKRIAADPHDQVGDSVLVLKGPQGRINRAVWGPLNRTIVSAGEDAVIRIWDTETGKLLQENDKQVGHKKTITSLAKSTDCSHFLTGSLDKSAKLWDSRSLTLIKTYVTERPVNAVAMSPLLNHVVLGGGQDASAVTTTDHRAGKFEAKFYDKIVQEEIGGVKGHFGPINALAFNPDGKSFSSGGEDGYVRLHHFDPDYFRIPLI; encoded by the exons atGAGGCCCATATTGATGAAAGGGCATGAAAGGCCATTAACATTCTTGAAATACAATAGAGATGGAGATCTTTTATTCTCTTGTGCTAAAGACCACACTCCAACTGTTTGGTTTGCTGATAACGGTGAACGTTTAGGCACTTACCGTGGTCACAACGGCGCCGTTTGGTGCTGCGATGTTTCAA GAGATTCGTCAAGATTGATTACTGCAAGTGCTGATCAATCTGCTAAGCTATGGGATGTTGAGAGTGGAACACAGCTTTTCACTTTTAGTTTTGACTCGCCTGCCAGGGCTGTTGACTTTTCTGTTGGTGATAACCTTGCTGTGCTCACTACTGACCCTTTTATGGGGTTGACTTCTGCTATCCACGTCAAACGCATTGCCGCCGATCCTCATGACC AGGTTGGTGATTCTGTACTTGTTCTGAAGGGTCCCCAAGGAAGGATCAATAGAGCGGTTTGGGGACCATTGAACAGGACAATAGTTAGTGCTGGGGAAGATGCCGTGATTCGAATTTGGGATACAGAG ACTGGAAAGTTGCTGCAAGaaaatgacaaacaagttgGCCACAAAAAGACAATTACATCGCTTGCAAAATCAACGGATTGCTCACATTTTCTTACTGGGTCGCTAGACAAGTCAGCAAAG CTTTGGGACAGCAGATCATTAACATTAATCAAGACATATGTAACTGAACGCCCCGTAAATGCTGTTGCCATGTCTCCGCTTCTTAACCAT GTTGTCCTCGGGGGAGGTCAGGATGCATCTGCTGTCACAACCACGGATCATCGTGCCGGGAAGTTTGAAGCCAAGTTTTATGACAAG ATTGTGCAAGAAGAAATTGGAGGTGTTAAAGGCCATTTTGGTCCAATAAATGCTTTGGCTTTCAACCCTGATGGGAAAAG tttctcGAGTGGAGGTGAAGATGGTTACGTGAGACTGCATCACTTTGATCCCGACTATTTCAGAATTCCATTAATCTAA